A window of Hymenobacter aerilatus contains these coding sequences:
- a CDS encoding D-glycero-alpha-D-manno-heptose-1,7-bisphosphate 7-phosphatase — translation MLPTFSRAIFLDRDGVLNDEIGDYILDVDKFVVSPGVPESLARLKAAGYYLIVVTNQAGIAKQLYDDQHVTACHNKLQAACNHLIDAFYYAPGHPSVSESLSRKPGSLMLEKAIARFRLDPAQCWIIGDRLRDLEAGARVGVRGILVGHSEAYAATPYAVDLAAATDLILAEG, via the coding sequence ATGTTGCCTACCTTCAGCAGAGCTATTTTTCTGGACCGTGACGGCGTCTTGAACGACGAAATCGGGGACTACATCCTAGATGTGGATAAGTTTGTAGTATCGCCGGGAGTGCCTGAAAGCCTGGCCCGGTTGAAGGCGGCCGGCTACTACCTCATTGTGGTAACCAACCAGGCCGGTATTGCCAAGCAGCTCTATGATGATCAGCATGTAACAGCTTGCCACAACAAGCTACAAGCGGCCTGCAACCACTTAATTGATGCGTTCTACTACGCGCCGGGACATCCATCGGTGAGCGAGTCACTCTCCCGCAAACCGGGCTCCTTGATGCTGGAAAAAGCTATTGCCCGCTTCCGGCTGGATCCTGCGCAGTGCTGGATTATTGGCGACCGGCTCCGCGACTTAGAAGCCGGAGCGCGGGTAGGCGTACGGGGCATTCTGGTGGGCCATTCCGAAGCGTATGCGGCCACGCCCTACGCGGTAGATCTGGCCGCCGCTACGGACCTTATTCTGGCTGAGGGATAG
- the hemG gene encoding protoporphyrinogen oxidase, translating to MAIAIIGGGISGLTTAWYLQQAGVAYDLFEASDRPGGTIRTQHHDGYLLETGPNSLQLSDDLRDLIQDLGLTEQLQDTAAVSANRYVLRNGHYRKLPGKPQQLLFSGFFSLKARYHILRELSRPAGPANPNETLAGFIRRRFGQELVDYALNPFISGIYAGDPEQLLLHKTFPQLAAMEQAHGSVLKGLAKSGGGQRRRIVSLQGGLQTLTDTLAQQLAHYHSGKAIVTIIRQSDGAYQLHTSAGALPTPYSAVVLALPAYAAAALLKPQFTPEAAALADVYYPPMAAVYSSYPRKAVTHPLDGFGALHPKKENRYAAGSVWTTSLFPERAPTGEVLFTTFVGGAQYEEQARQPEAAQKAAVHQELSQLYGIQGQPTGQFRYYWERAIPQFDARIVPAHAAAATLAEQCIYTTANWLAGVGVPDCIRHARRLAGELASH from the coding sequence ATGGCTATAGCCATTATCGGCGGTGGTATCTCGGGCCTTACCACGGCGTGGTATCTGCAGCAGGCCGGTGTTGCCTACGACCTATTTGAAGCCAGCGACCGGCCCGGTGGCACCATTCGCACCCAGCACCACGACGGCTACCTGCTCGAAACCGGCCCTAACTCCCTTCAACTCAGCGACGACCTGCGCGACCTGATCCAAGACCTTGGCCTCACCGAGCAACTTCAGGATACGGCGGCCGTGAGTGCCAACCGCTACGTGCTGCGCAATGGCCACTACCGCAAGCTACCCGGCAAGCCGCAACAACTGTTATTCAGCGGCTTTTTCAGCCTGAAGGCCCGCTACCACATCCTGCGCGAGTTGAGCCGCCCGGCTGGCCCAGCTAACCCCAACGAAACGCTGGCCGGTTTCATCCGTCGTCGTTTCGGTCAGGAGTTGGTTGATTACGCGCTGAACCCGTTCATTTCTGGCATTTATGCCGGCGACCCGGAGCAGCTGCTACTGCATAAAACCTTCCCCCAATTGGCAGCGATGGAGCAAGCTCACGGTTCTGTGTTGAAAGGTTTGGCCAAAAGTGGCGGCGGGCAGCGGCGGCGCATTGTTTCGCTGCAAGGCGGCTTGCAAACGCTGACGGATACGCTTGCCCAACAACTTGCTCACTACCATAGCGGAAAGGCCATTGTAACTATCATCCGCCAATCTGATGGCGCTTATCAGCTACATACTTCTGCCGGGGCGCTGCCTACCCCCTACTCAGCTGTGGTGCTGGCGCTGCCTGCGTATGCGGCCGCGGCGCTGCTCAAACCACAGTTCACGCCAGAAGCTGCCGCTTTGGCTGATGTGTACTACCCGCCCATGGCTGCTGTTTACTCGTCCTACCCCCGCAAGGCCGTCACGCATCCGTTGGATGGTTTCGGGGCCTTGCACCCAAAAAAAGAAAACCGCTACGCTGCCGGTAGCGTCTGGACTACATCGTTGTTTCCGGAACGTGCGCCGACGGGTGAGGTGCTGTTCACTACCTTCGTGGGCGGTGCACAGTACGAAGAGCAGGCCCGGCAGCCCGAAGCGGCGCAGAAAGCTGCTGTGCACCAGGAATTGAGTCAGCTGTATGGGATTCAGGGGCAACCTACGGGGCAGTTTCGTTACTATTGGGAGCGGGCCATTCCACAATTTGATGCTCGTATAGTGCCGGCGCACGCTGCCGCCGCTACCTTGGCAGAGCAGTGCATTTACACCACCGCCAACTGGCTGGCCGGGGTAGGCGTTCCCGATTGCATCCGTCACGCCCGGCGGCTGGCTGGCGAACTGGCTAGTCATTAG
- a CDS encoding glutathione peroxidase codes for MKISSLFLLGTLAIAGLSAATFAPQPAPAMTEAPAAAPATVYDYTVKTIEGKDVKLSQYKGKKLLIVNTASKCGYTPQYKELEELSKKYANKVVVLGFPSDSFNQELDSDAEVASFCEKNYGVTFPLFSTVSVKGDDAAPLYKFLSDKSKNGTVSDAPTWNFCKYLVDEKGHVVAFYPSKVKPMSDELVAAILK; via the coding sequence ATGAAAATTTCGTCACTGTTTCTGTTGGGCACTCTGGCAATTGCCGGTCTCTCGGCCGCTACGTTTGCCCCCCAACCTGCTCCTGCCATGACCGAAGCTCCCGCCGCTGCGCCCGCCACCGTGTACGACTACACCGTGAAGACCATCGAAGGTAAAGACGTGAAGCTGAGTCAGTACAAAGGCAAGAAGCTACTCATCGTGAACACAGCCTCTAAGTGCGGCTACACTCCACAGTATAAAGAGTTGGAAGAGCTGTCGAAAAAATACGCCAACAAAGTAGTGGTACTGGGCTTCCCCTCCGACAGCTTCAACCAGGAGCTTGATTCTGATGCCGAAGTAGCCTCGTTTTGCGAGAAGAACTACGGCGTTACGTTTCCGCTGTTCAGCACCGTATCAGTGAAAGGCGATGATGCCGCGCCGCTGTATAAGTTCTTGTCGGATAAGTCGAAGAACGGAACTGTGAGCGACGCGCCTACCTGGAATTTCTGCAAATACTTGGTTGATGAAAAAGGCCATGTAGTAGCCTTCTACCCATCCAAAGTAAAGCCCATGAGCGACGAGCTGGTGGCGGCTATTTTAAAGTAA
- a CDS encoding polyprenol monophosphomannose synthase, whose protein sequence is MNNGLVLIPTYNERENAELIVRKVFSLPAAFDVLVIDDGSPDGTAAVVRQLQQEFPDRLFLEERAGKQGLGTAYLHGFRWALRRDYGYVFEMDADFSHNPEDLIRLYEACTQQGYDLAIGSRYIQGVNVVNWPMDRVLMSWFASAYVRIVTGMPIMDATAGFKCYSAKVLRTVVRHRIRFVGYAFQIEMKWLAYKYGFRIKEVPIIFTDRTRGTSKMSKGIFKEAFFGVLQMKVSSWFRRFNRATAQAAASNEGAILPAASKSR, encoded by the coding sequence ATGAACAATGGGCTGGTCCTGATTCCTACTTACAATGAGCGCGAAAACGCGGAGCTAATCGTGCGAAAGGTCTTTTCGCTACCCGCAGCCTTCGATGTGCTCGTTATTGATGATGGCTCGCCCGATGGTACGGCTGCTGTGGTGCGGCAGCTTCAGCAGGAGTTTCCAGACCGCTTGTTTTTGGAAGAGCGCGCCGGTAAGCAAGGATTAGGCACAGCCTACCTCCACGGTTTCCGGTGGGCGCTGCGGCGCGACTATGGCTATGTTTTCGAGATGGATGCGGACTTCTCCCACAATCCCGAAGACCTGATTCGCCTCTATGAAGCCTGTACGCAGCAGGGCTACGACCTGGCCATTGGCTCGCGCTATATTCAGGGCGTGAACGTGGTAAACTGGCCTATGGACCGCGTGCTGATGTCGTGGTTTGCCTCGGCTTACGTGCGCATTGTAACCGGAATGCCCATCATGGACGCCACCGCGGGCTTTAAATGTTACTCAGCGAAGGTGTTGCGCACAGTGGTGCGGCACCGTATCCGGTTTGTGGGCTATGCTTTTCAGATTGAAATGAAATGGCTGGCCTACAAATATGGGTTCCGTATCAAAGAAGTACCCATTATTTTCACCGACCGCACGCGGGGCACCTCCAAAATGAGCAAAGGCATTTTTAAAGAAGCTTTTTTTGGAGTTCTGCAAATGAAAGTATCTAGCTGGTTTAGGCGCTTCAATCGGGCAACGGCGCAGGCAGCTGCTTCTAACGAGGGAGCTATTTTGCCAGCGGCATCAAAAAGCCGTTAG
- the argS gene encoding arginine--tRNA ligase → MQQLEQTLKAALSAAMQHVFGADVPAQQLTLQPTRKDFAGSFTLVTFPFTKTLGKGPEQIGQALGEWLVANEPAITGYNVVKGFLNLEVAVQEWVKVFQQLRQQPADAPVVTGGPQEVVVEYSSPNTNKPLHLGHLRNNFLGYSVAEILKATGAHVTKANLVNDRGIHICKSMLAYQQYGHGETPQQAGIKGDHLIGKYYVLFEKHYREQIKQLELEGVAADVAKRQAPLMLEAQDMLRQWEAGDADVVALWRQMNGWVYEGFNATYENIGVDFDKYYYESETYLLGKERVEEGLQKGVFYKKEDGSVWVDLTAEGLDEKLLLRADGTSVYITQDLGTAELKYEDFGYDLSVYVIADEQNYHMQVLKAVLKKLGKPYADAIYHLSYGMVDLPSGKMKSREGTVVDADELVNEVVEAAKAATLAKGKTEGLSEEEAQQLYHMLGLGALKYYLLKVDPKKRMLFNPEESVSLEGHTGPFIQYSHARISAIRRKAAEQGISETADLSSLAALHATEQELVQELARYAAVVTEAARIYSPAIIAQYAYDLAKAYNRFYTEVPIFTEPDAAKKAFRVALSAQTAGAIKVSMGLLGIQVPERM, encoded by the coding sequence GTGCAACAACTCGAACAGACCCTCAAAGCCGCCCTCAGCGCGGCCATGCAACACGTTTTCGGGGCCGATGTGCCCGCACAGCAACTCACGTTGCAGCCTACCCGCAAGGATTTTGCAGGTTCATTTACGCTCGTTACGTTTCCTTTCACCAAAACCCTAGGCAAAGGCCCCGAGCAGATTGGGCAAGCGCTGGGCGAGTGGCTGGTCGCCAACGAGCCTGCTATTACGGGCTACAACGTAGTGAAAGGCTTCCTGAACCTGGAAGTGGCCGTGCAGGAGTGGGTGAAGGTGTTTCAGCAGTTGCGCCAACAGCCCGCCGATGCGCCGGTAGTTACTGGTGGGCCGCAGGAAGTAGTGGTGGAGTATTCGTCGCCGAACACCAACAAGCCTCTGCACCTAGGTCACTTGCGCAACAACTTCCTTGGCTATTCAGTGGCCGAGATTCTGAAAGCCACCGGCGCGCACGTGACCAAGGCCAACTTGGTAAACGACCGGGGCATTCACATCTGTAAGTCTATGCTCGCCTACCAGCAGTATGGCCACGGCGAAACTCCGCAACAAGCCGGTATCAAGGGCGACCATCTCATCGGCAAATACTATGTGCTGTTTGAGAAACACTACCGCGAGCAAATCAAGCAGCTCGAACTGGAAGGAGTAGCCGCCGACGTAGCCAAGCGCCAGGCCCCACTGATGCTGGAGGCCCAAGACATGCTGCGGCAGTGGGAAGCTGGCGACGCCGACGTAGTGGCCCTGTGGCGTCAGATGAACGGCTGGGTGTACGAGGGCTTCAACGCTACTTACGAGAATATTGGTGTCGATTTCGACAAATACTATTATGAGTCGGAAACCTACTTGCTGGGCAAGGAGCGGGTAGAGGAAGGCTTGCAGAAAGGTGTATTCTACAAGAAGGAAGATGGCTCAGTGTGGGTAGACCTCACCGCCGAAGGCCTCGACGAAAAGCTCCTGCTCCGCGCCGACGGCACTAGCGTCTATATCACCCAGGACCTGGGCACGGCCGAGCTGAAGTACGAAGATTTCGGCTACGACCTGTCGGTGTATGTTATTGCCGACGAGCAGAATTACCACATGCAGGTGCTGAAGGCTGTGCTCAAGAAGCTGGGCAAGCCCTACGCCGATGCCATCTACCACCTCAGCTACGGCATGGTAGACCTACCCTCTGGCAAGATGAAGTCGCGCGAAGGCACCGTAGTAGACGCCGACGAGTTGGTGAATGAAGTAGTGGAAGCAGCTAAAGCCGCTACCCTCGCAAAAGGCAAAACTGAAGGGCTATCGGAGGAAGAAGCGCAGCAGCTTTACCACATGCTGGGCCTAGGCGCGCTGAAATACTACCTGTTGAAGGTAGACCCCAAGAAGCGTATGCTATTCAACCCCGAAGAATCGGTGAGTTTGGAAGGACACACGGGACCGTTTATTCAGTATTCGCACGCTCGTATTTCGGCCATTCGTCGCAAGGCGGCCGAGCAAGGCATCAGTGAAACAGCCGATTTAAGTAGCCTTGCCGCGCTTCATGCTACAGAGCAAGAACTGGTGCAGGAGCTTGCCCGCTATGCGGCCGTGGTAACGGAAGCAGCTCGCATCTATTCGCCTGCTATCATCGCCCAGTACGCCTACGACCTCGCTAAGGCTTACAATCGTTTCTACACCGAAGTGCCGATCTTCACTGAGCCCGATGCTGCCAAAAAAGCGTTCCGGGTGGCACTTTCGGCACAAACGGCTGGGGCTATCAAAGTCAGCATGGGGCTGTTGGGTATCCAGGTGCCGGAGCGGATGTAA
- a CDS encoding HAD family hydrolase encodes MIRTVIFDMDGVIVDTEPVHRYAFFRHFEELGINVSDEEYATFTGSSTKNVYQQLKDRYDLSADIDELMMRKREFFNRAFDEKPDLYLLGTVRTLIEDLHAHELQLILASSASKSTINRVMKRFDLYPYFDHIISGEDFTHSKPDPAIFEHAASLAVGSKRECVIIEDSTNGIAAGKAAGIYCIGYDSEHSALQDLSQADLVIHDFSELSAATIAAIEPA; translated from the coding sequence ATGATACGCACGGTCATTTTTGATATGGATGGGGTAATTGTCGATACGGAACCTGTACACCGCTATGCCTTTTTTCGGCATTTTGAGGAGTTAGGTATCAACGTATCGGATGAGGAGTATGCTACGTTTACGGGTTCGTCCACCAAAAACGTATATCAACAGCTGAAAGATCGGTATGACCTTTCGGCGGATATTGACGAGCTAATGATGCGCAAGCGGGAGTTCTTCAACCGAGCGTTTGACGAAAAGCCCGACCTGTACCTGCTCGGCACTGTTCGTACGCTTATCGAAGACTTGCATGCGCACGAACTTCAATTGATTCTAGCCTCTTCGGCCTCCAAAAGCACTATCAACCGGGTGATGAAGCGGTTCGATCTATATCCATATTTTGACCACATTATCAGCGGCGAGGACTTCACGCACTCTAAGCCCGATCCGGCAATTTTTGAGCATGCCGCGTCCCTAGCCGTCGGCTCGAAGCGGGAGTGCGTTATTATCGAGGACTCTACCAATGGTATTGCTGCCGGTAAAGCCGCTGGTATCTATTGCATTGGCTACGACAGCGAACATTCGGCCTTGCAGGACCTAAGCCAAGCCGACTTGGTGATTCATGACTTTTCGGAGTTGAGTGCTGCTACCATCGCGGCTATTGAGCCGGCGTAA
- a CDS encoding LOG family protein, with amino-acid sequence MKSVAVYCGSSIGRNDLYRQQAHEMGRVLAERDLTLVYGGGRVGLMGAVADSVLQHGGRAVGVIPEFLASKEVAHLSLTELYVVQSMHERKLKMAELADGFVAMPGGYGTLEELFEVLTWGQLGLHRKPIGVLNVAGFYTHLLRALDHMVDEALLRPENRHQLLQAETPAVLLDLMADYRPAQVEKWLTPSKT; translated from the coding sequence ATGAAATCAGTAGCAGTATACTGCGGTTCCAGCATCGGCCGCAATGACCTCTACCGACAGCAGGCCCACGAAATGGGCCGTGTGCTGGCCGAGCGTGACCTGACGCTGGTGTACGGCGGCGGTAGGGTAGGGCTGATGGGAGCCGTGGCCGACAGCGTACTTCAGCACGGCGGCCGGGCTGTAGGCGTCATTCCCGAGTTTCTGGCCAGCAAAGAAGTGGCGCACCTGAGCCTCACGGAGTTGTACGTAGTGCAGTCTATGCACGAGCGCAAGCTGAAAATGGCCGAGCTGGCTGATGGCTTTGTGGCCATGCCCGGTGGCTACGGCACGCTGGAGGAACTGTTTGAGGTGCTAACCTGGGGTCAGCTGGGCCTGCACCGCAAGCCCATTGGCGTGCTGAACGTGGCCGGGTTCTATACCCACCTGCTGCGCGCCCTCGACCATATGGTAGACGAAGCCCTGCTCCGTCCCGAAAACCGCCACCAGCTTCTACAAGCCGAAACGCCCGCCGTTCTGCTCGATTTGATGGCAGACTATCGGCCGGCGCAGGTAGAGAAGTGGCTGACGCCCTCTAAAACGTGA
- a CDS encoding TerC family protein, whose translation MENTPFFWAGFVVFVLAMLLLDLLVLNRKAHVVRMREALGWSTFWIALSLGFNYLVYRTMGRQAGLEFLTGYLIEKSLSVDNLFVFLLIFSYFKVPAQYQHKILFWGIIGALVLRAAFILAGAALLAKFHFLLYLLGAFLVYTGVKMAISANDPEIDPEANPIVKFLGRHLPLTNRIDGPEFFLRRNGVLFATPLFVVLVMVETTDVVFAADSIPAILAVSRDTFIVFTSNVFALLGLRAMYFALAGLMRLFHYLHYGLSFILIFIGGKLLLSEYVHISMGIALGIVGAILLGSVLLSVLFPKAEKPLP comes from the coding sequence ATGGAAAATACTCCTTTCTTCTGGGCCGGCTTCGTCGTGTTCGTGCTGGCCATGCTCTTGCTCGATTTGCTGGTGCTCAACCGCAAAGCGCACGTGGTGCGTATGCGCGAAGCCCTGGGCTGGAGTACCTTTTGGATAGCCTTATCGCTAGGCTTCAACTATTTGGTGTACCGTACCATGGGGCGCCAAGCTGGTTTGGAATTTCTGACGGGCTACCTCATCGAGAAGTCCTTAAGCGTCGATAACCTATTTGTTTTTCTGCTGATTTTCAGCTACTTCAAGGTACCTGCGCAGTATCAGCACAAGATTCTATTCTGGGGAATTATCGGCGCGTTGGTATTACGGGCTGCTTTCATTCTGGCGGGAGCAGCGTTGCTGGCTAAATTTCACTTTCTGCTTTATCTGCTAGGTGCTTTTCTTGTGTATACGGGCGTCAAAATGGCCATTAGCGCCAACGACCCCGAGATTGACCCTGAGGCCAATCCTATTGTTAAGTTCTTAGGCCGTCATCTGCCTCTTACCAACCGCATTGATGGGCCCGAGTTTTTCCTGCGCCGTAATGGGGTATTGTTTGCTACCCCACTCTTTGTGGTACTGGTGATGGTAGAGACAACGGACGTAGTCTTCGCTGCCGACTCCATTCCGGCTATTCTGGCCGTATCGCGCGACACGTTTATTGTGTTTACTTCCAACGTATTTGCCCTTCTGGGCCTGCGTGCTATGTATTTCGCACTGGCCGGCCTGATGCGCTTATTTCACTACCTGCACTACGGCTTGTCCTTTATTTTAATCTTCATTGGCGGCAAGCTGCTACTCAGTGAGTATGTACACATTTCGATGGGTATTGCGCTGGGTATAGTAGGGGCTATTTTACTGGGCTCGGTGCTTCTGTCAGTGCTGTTTCCCAAAGCCGAAAAGCCACTACCATAG
- a CDS encoding 1,4-dihydroxy-2-naphthoate polyprenyltransferase codes for MAAPLSATSAGAVSPAKAWISAFRPRTLPLSLASIFTGGFLAAAHGQFRGSVFALAVLTTILLQILSNLANDYGDSQNGADSIHREGPQRAVQAGHITPAQMKRGMLLFGALSLASGVALLWVALGLAAMWITISFFLLGLAAIWAAINYTAGAKPYGYAGLGDASVFLFFGLVGVCGTYYLQTQALPLLVLLPAAALGCFATAVLNVNNIRDIRSDKLAGKITIPVRLGPVAARRYHWLLLGVGFASAVLYVVLTYYSPWQWLFLLSAPLFLRNGRLVAQRQESMQLDPLLKQMAMSTLAFTILFGVGQTLVMVARLISES; via the coding sequence ATGGCTGCCCCTCTTTCTGCCACGTCCGCTGGTGCCGTTAGCCCAGCCAAAGCGTGGATTTCGGCTTTTCGGCCCCGTACCCTTCCCTTGTCGCTGGCCAGTATTTTCACGGGCGGCTTCCTGGCCGCTGCGCATGGGCAGTTCCGGGGGAGCGTATTTGCCTTGGCCGTCTTGACTACCATCTTGTTGCAGATCCTGAGCAACCTGGCCAATGATTACGGCGACTCGCAGAACGGCGCCGACAGCATCCACCGCGAAGGGCCACAACGCGCTGTGCAGGCAGGACACATTACGCCAGCGCAGATGAAGCGCGGCATGCTCTTGTTTGGGGCGTTGTCTCTAGCTTCTGGTGTGGCATTGCTATGGGTAGCGCTGGGCTTAGCTGCCATGTGGATTACCATTAGCTTCTTTCTGTTGGGGCTGGCTGCTATCTGGGCAGCCATCAACTATACGGCTGGCGCCAAACCCTATGGCTATGCCGGGTTAGGCGACGCATCGGTGTTTTTGTTCTTTGGACTAGTAGGTGTGTGTGGCACGTACTACCTCCAAACGCAGGCATTGCCGCTTCTGGTGCTGTTGCCAGCCGCCGCGCTGGGGTGTTTTGCAACGGCTGTGCTGAACGTCAACAACATTCGGGATATTCGCTCTGATAAGCTAGCTGGTAAGATTACAATCCCGGTACGATTGGGACCAGTAGCGGCCCGGCGCTACCATTGGTTGCTCCTGGGGGTAGGGTTTGCCAGCGCGGTACTGTACGTTGTACTTACCTACTATTCGCCCTGGCAATGGCTGTTTTTGTTGTCGGCACCACTGTTTTTGCGCAATGGTCGGTTGGTTGCGCAACGCCAAGAGTCGATGCAATTAGATCCACTGCTTAAGCAGATGGCCATGAGCACGCTGGCCTTTACTATATTATTTGGGGTAGGGCAAACGCTCGTGATGGTAGCTAGGCTTATAAGTGAGTCTTAA
- a CDS encoding arginine decarboxylase has translation MDTYHDLISQTFDFPSQGFTVENNELQFHDIDLMALIEKHGTPLRLTYLPKISSQIQRAKEWFAQGIKNIDYKGSYSYAYCTKASHFSFVVEEALKNNVHIETSSWFDTSIIRAMHAKGKLSKDTYIICNGFKRAEYRHEISSLINEGFVNCMPILDHLGEFDFYHEHVREKCKMGIRVASDEEPRFQFYTSRLGVRYADVIPLYQERIKEDPRFELTMLHYFINTGIKDTSYYWSELSRFVHKYCELRKVCPTLTTIDIGGGLPIQTSIQPEYDYPYMIQEVLRTIQRICREQGVPEPDIFTEFGIFTVGESGAILYSILDEKLQNDKELWYMIDGSFITNLPDTWALNQRFIMLAVNGWEKNYRRTQLGGLTCDSQDYYNAEKHIYQVFLPERKEADKKPLYVGFFHTGAYQESLSGYGGIKHCLIPAPKHVILDRAEDGTLTDRVFADEQKPETMMKILGYQE, from the coding sequence ATGGATACCTACCACGACCTGATCAGTCAGACGTTTGACTTTCCCAGCCAGGGTTTCACCGTCGAGAACAACGAGTTACAGTTCCACGACATCGACCTGATGGCGCTTATCGAGAAGCACGGCACGCCGCTGCGCCTCACCTACCTACCCAAAATCAGCTCCCAGATTCAGCGGGCCAAAGAATGGTTTGCGCAAGGAATCAAAAACATCGATTACAAGGGCAGCTACTCGTATGCGTACTGCACCAAGGCCTCGCACTTCTCTTTTGTGGTAGAGGAGGCCCTAAAAAACAACGTGCACATCGAAACGTCGTCGTGGTTTGATACCAGTATCATTCGGGCCATGCATGCCAAGGGCAAGCTCTCGAAGGACACCTACATCATCTGCAACGGTTTCAAGCGGGCTGAGTACCGGCATGAAATTTCGTCTCTCATCAACGAGGGATTTGTGAATTGCATGCCGATTCTGGACCACCTTGGCGAGTTTGATTTCTACCACGAGCATGTGCGCGAGAAGTGCAAGATGGGCATTCGGGTGGCATCGGACGAGGAGCCGCGCTTTCAGTTCTACACCTCGCGCCTGGGCGTGCGCTACGCCGATGTGATTCCGCTCTACCAGGAGCGCATCAAGGAAGACCCGCGCTTCGAGCTAACGATGCTGCACTATTTCATCAACACAGGCATCAAAGATACCAGCTACTACTGGTCGGAACTGAGCCGGTTTGTGCACAAATACTGCGAGTTGCGCAAGGTGTGCCCTACCCTCACCACCATCGACATCGGCGGTGGCCTACCCATTCAGACCAGCATCCAGCCCGAGTACGACTACCCCTACATGATTCAGGAGGTACTGCGCACCATTCAGCGCATCTGCCGCGAGCAGGGCGTGCCGGAGCCGGATATCTTCACAGAGTTCGGCATTTTCACGGTGGGCGAGTCGGGCGCCATTCTGTATTCTATTCTGGACGAGAAACTACAGAACGATAAGGAACTGTGGTACATGATTGATGGCTCGTTCATCACTAACCTACCCGACACCTGGGCCCTAAATCAGCGCTTTATTATGCTGGCAGTGAATGGCTGGGAGAAGAACTACCGCCGCACCCAGCTCGGCGGCCTCACCTGCGACTCGCAGGACTACTACAACGCTGAGAAGCACATCTATCAAGTGTTCCTGCCTGAGCGCAAGGAGGCCGATAAGAAGCCGCTCTACGTGGGCTTCTTCCACACCGGCGCCTACCAGGAAAGTCTCTCGGGCTACGGCGGCATCAAGCACTGCCTGATTCCGGCGCCCAAGCATGTCATCCTGGACCGTGCCGAGGATGGCACTCTTACCGACCGGGTATTTGCCGACGAGCAGAAACCCGAGACAATGATGAAAATTCTGGGCTATCAGGAGTAA
- a CDS encoding arginase, whose product MRRIKLLEVRSELGAGTRGSSLGIDALRIACLNQGSDYFRRFSAVVVPDQNQALFDENQFLFAKHIDAVYTVQKAIASTVEQTLRFGEFPLVLAADHSNAAATIAGIKAAYPHKTLGVVWVDAHADIHSPYTTPSGNLHGMPLALALNDDNLPCQCNQVPPETEFFWRRLQNLGEPGPKLLPEHLVYVVVRDTEAEENAIIQRHGIKNFSLEEVTEKGARQVAREIYERLRFCDIVYISFDVDSLDSRFSKGTGTPVRAGLDVPQATALCQALLDNERVVCFEMVEINPTLDSENTMAQNAFTILEAATETIQERLRVDAVTSRGPRGEVAGG is encoded by the coding sequence ATGCGTCGCATTAAGTTGCTCGAAGTCCGCTCTGAGCTGGGAGCAGGCACCCGCGGTTCCAGCCTCGGTATTGATGCCCTGCGCATCGCCTGCCTCAACCAAGGCTCCGATTATTTCCGCCGGTTCAGTGCCGTAGTAGTGCCTGACCAGAACCAAGCATTGTTCGACGAAAATCAGTTCCTCTTCGCCAAACACATTGATGCGGTGTATACGGTGCAAAAGGCCATTGCCAGCACCGTAGAGCAAACGCTCCGCTTCGGCGAGTTTCCGCTGGTACTGGCCGCCGACCACTCCAATGCTGCTGCTACCATCGCCGGCATCAAAGCGGCCTATCCCCACAAAACGCTTGGGGTAGTGTGGGTCGATGCCCACGCCGATATTCACTCGCCCTATACCACGCCCTCGGGCAACTTGCACGGCATGCCGCTGGCTCTGGCCCTGAATGACGACAACCTGCCCTGCCAGTGCAACCAGGTACCCCCCGAAACCGAGTTTTTCTGGCGCCGCCTGCAAAACCTGGGTGAGCCCGGTCCCAAACTACTCCCCGAGCACCTGGTATACGTGGTAGTGCGCGACACCGAAGCCGAGGAAAACGCCATCATCCAGCGCCACGGCATCAAGAACTTCAGCCTGGAAGAAGTAACCGAAAAAGGCGCCCGCCAGGTAGCCCGCGAAATCTACGAGCGCCTGCGCTTCTGCGACATAGTATACATCTCCTTCGATGTCGATTCGCTGGATTCGCGCTTCAGCAAGGGAACAGGAACACCCGTGCGCGCTGGCCTCGATGTGCCCCAGGCCACTGCCCTCTGCCAAGCCCTACTCGACAACGAACGAGTGGTGTGCTTTGAGATGGTGGAAATCAATCCTACTCTCGATTCGGAAAACACGATGGCCCAAAACGCCTTCACGATTCTGGAAGCCGCCACCGAAACCATTCAGGAGCGCCTGCGGGTAGATGCCGTAACCTCGCGCGGGCCTCGGGGGGAGGTAGCAGGAGGGTAG